The Chloroflexota bacterium genomic interval GTCCTGCGAAACGGCCAGATCGCTGCCATCGGAAAACACGAGGACCTGTTGGAACAGAGCGAAGCCTACCGCACCATCTTTGCCAGTTATGAGTAATGTCATGATGTCAAGATGTCAGAATGCCAAAACAGATGTGAGTGTATCGTGGCATGATGGCATCATGACATGGTGATATGGCGACATTTCTTCATCATGTTCTCCGGACTAAACACCGAGGCCTACGACCGCACATACACCGACCGCCAGTTGGTCGAACGTATTGCGTCCTACTTCGCCCGCGGGAAACGCCAGGTCACCTGGGCTTTTGTGCTGATCGCGGCCCTGGCGATTGTTGTCGCTGTCCAGCCATTTATCGTCTCCAAAGGTATTGACCTGCTGCAAGAGGACGCTGACCCATACCTTTTGGCGGCGTTGGTGTTGATCTCCCTGGTGTTCGGGGTTTTTATCTGGGCGGCCAACCTGGTGCGGCGCCGGTTGATAATCCGCATCACTGGCAGGGTCATGTCCGATCTGCGCATCGACGCCTTCGAGTCGGCGGTAAGCCATGACATGTCCTTTTTCGACCAATTTCGCTCCGGTCGCATTATCAGCCGCATCACCACCGACACCCAGGAGTTCGCGCAGGTGGTCGTGCTGGTCACCGATATTATCAGCCAGTTACTTGCAGTCCTGATCCTGAACGTCCTGTTGTTGACAATCTCCTGGCAGTTAACACTCGTGCTGATGTCCATGGCAGGCATCATCGTGATTTTTGCCCTGAGCTTGCGGCGCATCGCCCGCCATGTCACTCGAAAGGGATTCCGCGCCATTGCCGAGGTTAACGCGGCAATCCAGGAAGCAGTGACCGGAATCGGTGTCGCCAAGAACTTCCGTCAGGAGGCCAAGATCTACGGCGAGTTCCAGGTTGTCAATAGCCAGTCCTACGGCATCAACCTGCGTAGAGGATTCGTACTCTCCAATGTGTTCCCTGTCCTCAGTACCCTGGGAGGGATCAGCACGGCAATCCTGGTTTATCTCGGCGGTCTGTCGGTTGCTGCGGGCGCCATCACCATCGGGGCCTGGTATCTCTTCATCGTCAGCGTCGACCGGTTCTGGTTTCCAATGGCCCAGCTGTCAGCCTTCTGGAGCCAGGTGCAGGCTGGACTTTCGGCGGCCGAACGGATCTTCGCCCTGATCGATGCTGAGCCCACTGTTCACCAACGGGCAAACAATCAATTGCCACCCCTGCAAGGCGAGATCCTTTTCGATGACCTGGTATTTCGATACACCGATCAGGAGACTATTTTCGATCACTTTGACTTGATGATCGCCCCAGGCGAAAGTGTGGCACTCGTCGGTCATACCGGCGCAGGCAAGAGCAGCCTGGTTAAGCTAATCGCGCGTTTCTACGAGTACCAGGAGGGTCGTATCGCCGTGGACGGCTACGATTTGCGCGACCTGGATTTGCCCAGCTATCGCCGTCAACTGGGCATCGTTTCCCAGTCGCCCTTTCTCTTTGCCGGCACTGTGGCCGACAACATCCGTTATGCCAGGCCCGAGGCCGACGATGAAACGATCATGGCCATTGCCCGTCAGATTGGCGATGGGGAGTGGCTCGATACACTGCCCGATGGGCTGCAAACCGATGTAGGGGAGCGAGGCGCCCGCCTCTCCATGGGCCAACGCCAGCTGGTCGCCCTTATGCGCGTGCTGGTCCAGGAGCCGGCCATCTTTATCCTCGATGAAGCCACTGCCAGCATCGATCCCTTCACAGAAGCCCAGATCCAGGAAGCACTCAACCTGATCCTGGCGCGCAGCACCTCGATCGTAATTGCCCACAGGCTGTCAACCGTGCGCTCAGTAGATCGCATCGTGGTCCTCGACCACGGTCGCATCATCGAAGAGGGAAGCCACGAGCAGCTAATGGAACAAGGCGGTCATTACGCGACGCTCTACGATACCTACTTCCGTCACCAGTCCCTCTCCTACATCGAGGAGGTGGGCAAGCGCCGCCTGGAGCCGGTATCTGCCTGAGAAAGGAACATCCCTCATGCCAGTCCGTAAACTACCGTGGAGCGAGCCATCGTGGCGTCCCCAGGTTGAATCCTGGATCAGCGACCAGCTACAACGGTACGACATAGCCATCACCGGTCCAATCCAACAGCCCCACATCCGGCCCTGGTCGACGGTGCTTCAGGTACCGATAGATGGTGGCAGCGTCTTCTTCAAGGCCTCCCTGCCCAAGCTGGGACACGAGGTGGCCCTCACCGAAGCGCTCTACCGTTGGTATCCCGACTGCATGCCCCAGGTGTTGGCCACCGATACCAACCGCAAATGGATGCTGTTGCGCGATGGCGGACCGACGTTGCGCAGCATGGTCAATGATCCCCAAGATCTCCACCACTGGCTCAAGATCTTGCCCCGCTACGCCGCCATTCAGAAAGAGCTCGCGGAAAGGGTGCCAACCCTGCTGTCCATGGGAGTCCCGGACCGCCGTTTGTCGATGCTTCCCTCCCTTTACCAATCGCTGTTGACCGATCAGGATGCCATGATGCTAGGCCAGCCCGATGGGCTGACTCACGAGCAGTATGACCGTCTACAGGCCCTGACAGAGAGCGTTGCCCTGCAGTGCCGGCAACTGGCCGCCTATCCCATTGCGGACAGCCTGCAGCACGATGATTTCCACGATGGCAACATCCTGGTCGATGGCGGGCGTTACACCCTATTCGACTGGGGCGACGCCATCGTTTCCCACCCCTTCTTCAGCTACCTGGTGACCCAGCGCATCATCTCCTACCGCCTGGATCTGGAACCCGATGATCCCCGCGTGTTGGCCGTGCGCGACGCCTATCTGGCACCCTGGCAGCAGTTGGCACCTCTGAACGACCTGCTGGAGGTCCTGGCGATCTCTCATCGCCTGGCAATGATCTGCCGGGCCTTGAACTGGTATCAGGTGGTCTCGGTCATGCCAGCGGAGCATTGGACGGAGTACGCCGACGCGGTTCCCGGCTGGTTGCAGGAGTTTTTGCAGACAGGAGTTTGACACAAGTTGAGCTTGCCCCCCTAACCCCCCAGAGGGGGGAATTTCCGGACGCTCCCCCTTTGGAGGTAACGCACAGGTCCGCGGGAGTGGCGTGTTCACACCACTGTCGTCTCCGCATCCCCGTGCCGCCCTTCACCGCGTCTCCGCATCCCCACGTCCCCGTGTCCTTCGCACCCTTCGCGCTTCGTGTCCTTACCTCACGGTACGCCT includes:
- a CDS encoding phosphotransferase: MPVRKLPWSEPSWRPQVESWISDQLQRYDIAITGPIQQPHIRPWSTVLQVPIDGGSVFFKASLPKLGHEVALTEALYRWYPDCMPQVLATDTNRKWMLLRDGGPTLRSMVNDPQDLHHWLKILPRYAAIQKELAERVPTLLSMGVPDRRLSMLPSLYQSLLTDQDAMMLGQPDGLTHEQYDRLQALTESVALQCRQLAAYPIADSLQHDDFHDGNILVDGGRYTLFDWGDAIVSHPFFSYLVTQRIISYRLDLEPDDPRVLAVRDAYLAPWQQLAPLNDLLEVLAISHRLAMICRALNWYQVVSVMPAEHWTEYADAVPGWLQEFLQTGV
- a CDS encoding ABC transporter ATP-binding protein — protein: MVIWRHFFIMFSGLNTEAYDRTYTDRQLVERIASYFARGKRQVTWAFVLIAALAIVVAVQPFIVSKGIDLLQEDADPYLLAALVLISLVFGVFIWAANLVRRRLIIRITGRVMSDLRIDAFESAVSHDMSFFDQFRSGRIISRITTDTQEFAQVVVLVTDIISQLLAVLILNVLLLTISWQLTLVLMSMAGIIVIFALSLRRIARHVTRKGFRAIAEVNAAIQEAVTGIGVAKNFRQEAKIYGEFQVVNSQSYGINLRRGFVLSNVFPVLSTLGGISTAILVYLGGLSVAAGAITIGAWYLFIVSVDRFWFPMAQLSAFWSQVQAGLSAAERIFALIDAEPTVHQRANNQLPPLQGEILFDDLVFRYTDQETIFDHFDLMIAPGESVALVGHTGAGKSSLVKLIARFYEYQEGRIAVDGYDLRDLDLPSYRRQLGIVSQSPFLFAGTVADNIRYARPEADDETIMAIARQIGDGEWLDTLPDGLQTDVGERGARLSMGQRQLVALMRVLVQEPAIFILDEATASIDPFTEAQIQEALNLILARSTSIVIAHRLSTVRSVDRIVVLDHGRIIEEGSHEQLMEQGGHYATLYDTYFRHQSLSYIEEVGKRRLEPVSA